In Anaerolineae bacterium, the genomic window CAGCGCACCTTGAGGCTACGGCCGTCCAGAACCGCGATGGCTGCCGGAGCGTTCCGCACTACTGCGTCGAGCAGAAGGTGCTGCCGCCGCTCGTTCTGGTACAGCCGGGCGTTGGCCAGCGCTAGGGAGATGGAGGCAGATAGCTTGCGGGCGAAGTCCAATTGCGCCGCAGAGAAGGACGCCGGGCCGGAGTAGGAACTGAAGGCCAGAACGCCGATGACATCCCGCCGCATGGCCAGAGGCACCGCCAGGAATGCCCGCACCCCGCTCCGCTGCAGGGCGCGGTGGCCTCGCCACTCGCTGCGCCGCACATCCTCCACCGCCAGGATGTCCCCGTGGGAGCGGAGCCGACCCGGCAGAGAGAGCCCAGCCTCATCCGCGTCCGCCCAGGACACCGTGGGGGCCACCCCGTGGGCGTAGCGCACCCGCCAGGAGCCTCGCCGTCTGGCCACCACGCAGGTGAAGTCCGCCTCCAGAACCCGGCCCGACTCCGTCACCACCCTCTGCATGATGCGGTCAATGTCCAGAGAGGAGTTGATGATGGCGTTGATGCGGTTGAGGGCGTCGCTCAGGTCCTTGGCCCGGCGGAACTCGGCCAGATCGCGTACCACCAGCAACCCCAGGAGCGGCGATACGGTGCCCAGGAAGGCGGTGATGGGCCAAATGGGGTTCGGCAGGAGCGGGAACAGCCACTCGAACGCGGCCAACGCTCCCCGATAGGCCAGGGCACCGGTGGGGCCACTGACCATGGCCAGGTAGGTGGCAAGAAGGCTCTCCGACGCCGCCGGAAGCAGCAGCCTGCCCGTGAGGCGAAACGCAGAGGCCGGGCCCGGCAACTGGTTCAGGCCCGACAGAGGGAGCGAGGCCAGAGCCAAGCCCAGCCACACCAGCACCATCCCCCCGGCACCGGCACTTCGCATCAGGGGCCGAAGCAGCCTCCAGCGAGTCATCTCCAGTCCCAGTAACCGAGAGAAGACGTAGACGAGGTTAAGGACCACCGGCAGCAGGCCGCGGGAGTAGGGAGAAATGCCGAAACCGGAGAGCATCCCCGCCACCAAGAATAGGGCTACCTGGAAGAGCCCCAGGAGCGCTGCCACCGAAACCATCCACCGGTCCGGCCGAGGAAGGTCGTGAGGGCCTGAGGCTAGCGCTACCCCTGCCAGGGCCACCCACAGAAGAGGCTGCACCAGATACGTGCTCAGTTCTGCCCGGGGCAGGTACGGGGTCACGTAATGGGTGAGGTAGAGCACGGCCACCAGAGCGATGGCCGTCTGCGGCCAGCCGAGGGCGAATGCGTGCCGGACCGGTGACGATACTTGGCCGACTTCCCCCGCACATCGAGCCTTGCCGGTCAACCCTTCCACTCCAGCAGCTGCAGTCTCAGGCCGAGGGCCCCGATCAATCGCGGCGTTGGCGGATCCAGCCGGTCCCGCTTCCCCGCATACCCGACATGGGCCGGACCCCGAGGCACGGCGCAGCCAGCTCCCCGGTGGCGGGGTAGAATATAGACATAAGTGTCCATCGTCAATGGCACCCGATCCCGGCAGTTGGCCTCCGAAGGGGAAGCGCGCCCTCGCCGGAGGGCGGCTCCGGCGGTGTCGGCGAGGGTGGCATGACGAAGGGTTGGCGGCTGAGCCCTGGAGCTCCCGCGGTCATAGGGCCGTCGGGTGCCCCTTCCGAGGCCGTGCTTCGCACCACACAGGTGCCAGTCCTGTGCCAACGGAGCAGACCCGCCACATCTTGGGCTCAGAGCCGACGCCGGTTCCGCGCCATGGGGGAGAGTAGCTGGCCGACCCTCCCTCTGCCGTCGCGCGGCTGTTCACTAGCTGTTCCCAGGCGGGTACGTCGCTCCTTCGTGGCAGAGAAGAAGGGGTGCCGCGGGTGATAGCGTGGCGCTCGGCTGAGGGTACAATGGGATCGGCTATCACATTTCGGCGCGAGGATACGACATGGCCTCCACCAGCGGACGATCACATCTATGGAGGGCGCTATCGGCCCTCATCGTGATGACCGCCGCCCTGGGGATAGCGTCCTGTGCTGCACTCACCCCCGCGGCTCCGCCCACCCCGTCTACCGCGGCGCCCGATCCCACGACCGCCGTGCTGGGAGTCTACAAGACGATTCTGCCCGGCGCGTCCAGCCCGGGCATTGACGGGACCCTCTACCTGAACCATGGTGGCAGCCTACGCCAGGTTCTCGACTACTTCAACGAGGTGCCTGCTCTAGTGGAGGTGGGCACCTGGATGGTGGACGCCGATGGCATCGTCACCCTGACCATCGCCGCTCAGGAGGATCGCGCCTACGACGTGCCTATCGTGTCCAGGCTGCAGCACACCGGCCACACCCTGGTCACCATGCCTGATCCGGATGCGGCCGAGGCTCTCCTTACCGTGTGGTACGAATTCGGCGCCTTGGCAGCCGGCCAGGTGGAGATGCCATACGACGCCGAGTCGGCTTCTATGCGCCTGGAAAGGAACCTGGCGGAGCACTACAAGGCCTTCCTGCCCTCGGCAGATGGCTGCGGGCGAGACGTCACCCTGTCGCTGCAGACCGACGGCGTCGCGGTGATGAAGACCGACTATCTCAACGGGGAGCCGGCCACCGAAGAGGTGGGCACCTGGGAGCTCCTCGGATCCCACACCCTCCGCGTGACCTTGAACAGCCGGCAGGATCGCGTGTACGAGGAACCGGTGGTGACCGACTACGTGGTGGAAGAGGGCACCCTGAGGGACGGTAGTGGCGTAACGCTGCGCTCCGTCTTTGGCTACGTTATGTCTGTCATCTCCCAGTTCACCGGTGAGACGGCCACCTTCGCAGACGTGGACGAGGAGGTACTCACCGAGACAGCCCTCGCCGAGGCTGAATACGACCTTCCCGACTTGGGACCGATCCCACTTCGGGCTGGCCGCTATGAGCATCGGTACGGCTCGGGCGCTACAGAGGTGAACCGGGTCCGCTTGCAGACTGCTGGTTTCGGTGATCTGGACGGAGACGGGGCTGATGATGCAGCGGCGGTGCTGGCGGTGGCAACGGGCGGCTCGGGGAGCTTCTACTACGTGGTCGCCATGGTGAATCGGGCGGGCGAGCTGGAGCAGGCCGGCTACGCACTGCTCGGGGACCGAATACAGCTCGAGTACGTCGGGGTTGAGGAGGGGAGGATCGTGGTGCGAATGAAGCTGGCCGTGGCCGGGGATCCCATGTGCTGCCCCAGCCATACGGTGACCCAAATCTATCGGTTGGAGAAGGGCACGCTTCAGGCAGTGGAAGGTCCATGAGCGGGCCCGGCTGTTCGGCGGTCGGGTAGAGCTCAGCCGGGAGCTGGTCCAGGCCACTTACGTCATCCTGGGCCTACCCTGCATGGAAGGGGCGGAAGAACAGCCAAGGAGCTAGGCCGGCCTCACAGCCGTCTTCCCAGCGCCTCCTCGTAGACCGCCAGGACGTTCTCCAGAGGGGTGCCCGGCTGGATGCAGTGAGCCGGGGCGAAGATGTAGCCGCCGCCCCTGGCGATTACGTCCAGCCGATGGCGAGCCTCCGCCCGGCACTCCTCCACCGTGCCGAAGGGCAGTGTCTTCTGGGTGCTTATGAGGCCACAGAAGGCCAGCTTCCCCTTGCAGGCGGCTCGGATGGCCTCCGGGTCCATGCCCTTGGGCTCCGGCTGCATGGCGTCCAGCACATCCAGGCCCATCTCAATGAACGTGGGCATGATGTCGTGGGTGTCGCCGCAGGAGTGCATCATGGCCCGGGCGCCGTACTCGTGGGCCAGGCGGTAGAAGGGCTCCAGGCGGGGGCGGAACACCTCCTCGAAGTCGCGGGGGGAGAACATGCGCCCGTTCTGGTTGCCGGTGTCCTCGCCCAGCTGCAGGAGGTCAACCCGGCCAGCGGCCGCTTCCAGCCCCCGCCACAACACCTGATAGTAGAAGTAGCAGCGGCGGTCTATGATGGCCAACCCCACCTCGTCGCGCAGGGCGATGTCCATCATCACCCGTTCCATCCCCCGGCCGCGGGAGACTCCGTTGAGGATGTCGGGCATGCCGGCGCTGCCAAGGACGATGGCGTAGTCTTCGTAACGGCGGCACTGGTCGGCCAGTACCGAGTAGTCGTAGTCGTCCGGGTCGGGCCAGGGGTAGTTCTCCACGTCCTGGAGGGTGTGCAGTTGGGCGAGGGGGAGCTCCACTGCCTCATCGTAGTGGCCGGAGCCGTGGAAGACGCGGCGGTACCCCGCACCCCAGATGTCGTAGGTAATGCCGTCGCGGGCCGGCTTCACCGGGCCCTTCCACTCCGGCTCGATGGTGCGGAAGTCCACCCCCAGGTGGACCAGGAGGGCGTCGTCGCCGTGCGTCTGGCGGGTGGCGGTGGAGATGCGAGCGGCGGAGTCCTGCCGGGTGGCAGCGTCCCGTATGCCGAAGTGGGCTCGGAGCATGGATTCCACCTCGGGCGTGAGGTACACCTGGATGGGGACCCGGTCCGGCTCGCGCCAGTTGAGGGAGGTCAGCACCCGCTCCCGGGGACTCATGGCGTATCGGGGCGCAGGCTTCATAGGCACTTCTCCTGCCCCCAGGCTACTGGATAGAGCCGGGGCGGTGCAAGGGCACGGGCCGGCATCGGCGGGAGGAGCCTCACATAGCGCCGGCTTGGCACTCGGGGTTAGCAGGGCCTGCGCCTCAGAAGCGGGAGAGCCAGATCCCTCAGCAAGGTAATCGCATCTAGGTCGCACGCCAGCGCTGACTCGGGGGCATGGCCCTGAGGACGGGGGAGGCAGAAGTGCGGTTACGTTGACCCGGCGACCTCGGCGGGGCAGAATGTGAGCCTGAGCCCGGCCGCGGTTGCGCATGGCCGTGCGCGACCCGATGGGCATCTCACCGAGGAGGGAGCGCTGTCCGTGCAGCACCCTTATCTCTTCTTCACCGAAGCCGACCTCGACACCATCCGCCTTAAGGCTCAGGGGGCCATCTGCGGCCAGATTCTCCGCTCCCTCGTTCGCGTGGCCGAGGAGAGGCTGAGCTGGGAGCTCTACCGGCCTGAGCTGGTGCGTCCCTTCGCCGGGTATCGGCACAGCGCCCAGAACAGCCTCAACTACGATGAGGCCTACGCTCGCAGCTACGTCTCCCAGTACCGGCTCTCCATGCTCATCCGCAACCTGCCGGAGATGTACGCTTTCGCCTACCTCATGCTGGGGCGCCGGGAGCACCTGGAGGCCGCCAGGAGGTGGCTGCTGACTCCGGCCCGGTGGGACAAGCGCATCTGGGGTGCTTACGCCGACTCGGAGGCCACCATAGACGAGTACTCCGCCCTGGAGCTGCGCTCGCTGGAACTGTCGGGCGGGACCTGCGTGGCCGTCCGGCCCCATCCTACCGAGGAACGCAAGATGCCGGTGTTCGAGGACACCGGCATCTTCACCACCTTCAAGCTGCGAGGCATGGCCACGGCCTACGACTGGTTGTACCCCGACCTGAGTGAGGAGGAGCGGGCGCACGTGGCCGCGGCACTGGGCTACCAGGGAGACCGGCTCTACCACCACGCTCTCAACGGCAATGCTCTGCTCCTGGGCTCCATCCTCAACCATACCTGGCTGGACACGGCCGGGCTGGGCCTGGCGGGGCTGGCCCTCTACTACGAGCATCCCACCGCCCGGGAGTGGGTGCGGTTCTGTCGCGACCGCTTCGTGGACGTCCTGCTGATCCGGACGGTGGGCGAGGACGGTGAGTTCCCAGAGCCCTGTCCCTACGTGTGGGAGTACTCCTACATGAGCGCGGCCATGTTCTTCGAGGCCCTGCGCCGCGTCACCGGCGAGGACCTGCTGGCCCATCCGGCCTTCCTCAAGGTCAAGGACATGCTCAACCGGGCCCTGACGCCCGCGGGTGGCTTAGCCTTCGACGATGACATGATGGGCTTCGACCGGGCGGAGGGTGTGGCCTACTCCTTCCGCCCCCTTATGTTCCTCTTCGCCTCCAGGTTCGGCGACCCCGAGGCGCAGCGGTACGCCCTGTACGAGGGGTTCGATCCGCCGGGGTCGGAGCGGGGGAAGTTCTACCCCGGCGGGCGGTGGTTCCCCGAGCGGCGGGAGTGCAACGGCCACTGGGAGTACCTGTGGTGCGACGAGTCTATCGTGCCTCAGGACCCGGCAGCCGAGACGCCCTCGGCTCTCCTGCGTAGCACCGGTTGGGCCATCCTGCGCTCTGGGTGGAAGCCCACCGACACCTACCTAGCCTTCCGTAGCGGCCCCTACCTCGGCCATCACGACCGCTACGACCAGAACAAGATCGTGCTCCAGGCGGGTGGAGAGAAGCTGCTGGAGCACCTCTACGGGGCCAACTACCTCTACTTCGACTACTTCAAGTACACCCCGGGCAGCAACACCATCCTCGTGGATGGGCAGGGGCAGGAAAGGGTGATAGAGGGAGGCCAGCATACAGCCTTCATGAGGCAGTACAAGGGGGAGAATAGCAACGGCAGGATCGTCTTCTTCCAGGCCGGGCCGGACTTCGATGCCGTGGTGGGGGACGCCTCCCGCGCCTACGGCGACCGGCTGGCCCGGTTCTGCCGGTACGTGGCCTTCCTCAAGCCGGACATGTTCCTGGTGCTGGACGACCTGCAGGCTCCGGAGCCGGTAGCCTTCGACTGGCTGGCCCACTCCTACGGCGACATCGGCATCCAGGGCAGCGACGTCCGCATCCGCAAGCCCAAAGCAGGGCTGCTGATACGCTCTCTCCTCCCCGAGGGTGCTGCCTGGCACCTGGAGCGCACGCCGCCGGACAGCAATGGCGAGCGCCTGCTCAAACACCTGGCACTGCGGCCGACAGGGAGGGTCAAGGCGGTGCGATTCCTGACCGCCCTGTTCGTATCGCCCCTGGACGGCGAGGGCCTGCCGGTGAGCGTGCACGAAGAGGGGGAGCGGGTGGTGGCGTCGGTTGAGCGCGGGCAGGAGGCGGTGGAAGTCGAGTTCAACCTGGTCGAGGCAAGAGTCACGCGACGATAGGAGCCCCGGAGCAACCCCGGCGGCCTGCGCGCCCGCGCCGGCTCCCCTCAGTGCCGCACAGAGCGTGGTAGCTCGGTGCTGAGGCCCTCGCCTTGTGGGTGAGTACGAGTCAGTGCTTGAGTCCGGGCCAGACAGTCGGCAGGATATGGGGTGGTACGCTTCGGAGCCGCAGGTCTAGGCCCCACATCCCGGCCGCGGGCCCTCAGCGGGCGCCTTCAGCCGCCTGCTTGCCCCGGGTTCTGACTCGCACCCATCGGGCCTTGCCGGGGGCAGTAATGCAGTGTATACTGCAATGCAGACTGCACCGGAGGGGACTAGTGGATTCGGTGGCGGTAATGAGGGACCGGGGAGTGCTGACCTTGCCCAAGGAGGTGCGGGAGCGCAATGACTTTCAGCCCGGCACCCGATTTCAGGTCATTGACCTAGGCCAAGGTACTATCGTTCTTACTCGCCAGGCGAGCATTCTGGGAGAACTGGCGGAGGAGATATCCAAGGCGATGGATGAGGCCGGGGTGAGTCTGGAAGACCTGCTCCAGGCGGCACGGGAAGAGAGGGAGCGCCTCTACCAGCAACGCTATGGGTAGGGACGACCGGTCGCTTCCGGCTCTGCGCGTCTTTTCGGACACAAACGTGATCTTCTCCGCCATCTACGGCCGGTACCGCGATCCCGGAGCGAGGAACCCTGCCGGTGCCAGCCTGACCCTGTGCGAGCTTGGCCGTGCCAGGATGGTGGACCTGGTGGTCAGCGACTTGGTTCTGGAAGAGGCACGTTCCGTTCTGCGGCGCAAGCTGCCCGAAGCCGTCCCGCACCTCGAAGGGTTCATTGCCCTCTCCACCAAGCTGGTTGAGGCGCCGGACTCGGACTCAGTGAGGAGAGCCCTGGGCTGTGTATCCGACCCGGCGGATGCGCCTGTGCTGGCATGCGCCGCCAACTGCGGCTGTCGCTTCCTGGTCACTCTCAACCCGCGTCACTTCCCTGATAGATACGGCACCATGGAAGTGGTGACGCCTGGGGAGTTGATTGCGCGCGTGCGCCGTCATCTCACCGGGCTCGAGCCCCTCGACCTCCCCGACCACCGACCGTAACACCAACGGGCGCCGGTAGCCTCACGCGACACGCGCCGCCTAGCGCTCGATGCGTTCACATAGCCCAGGCCGTATCGCCTTGGCGGCGCCAGGTCCACGAAGGGCGGCCCGGCGTGTCCCTGCAAGCTCTCGGCCGGCGCCGCTTGGCTGACCGCTTTCCCTGCTCAGGGCTTTGGCTCAGGACAGGAATCAGCCGGCCGCCCTGCTCCGCGCCAGCCACATTGCCTCACCCTCATCCCTGGCCTATCATCACCGCACTGCAACGCACTGCGGGAGACGCCCATGAACTCGCGCGAGCGTATCCAGCACGCCATGTACCACCGCATCCCCGACCGGGTGCCGGTGATGTGCCAGCTGGCCCTGGGCCATTACTTCCTCAACACCGACATCGCCCCCCACGAGATATGGTTCACCAGCGAGGGCTTCGCCCAGGCCCTGGTGACCTTGCAGCGCCGCTACCGCTTCGACGGCATCCTCATCAACCTGCCCGGCCGTCCCGTCGACCTTCTCGATGAGGTAGCCTCCATCGAGAAGACGGATGAGGGCGAGCGGCTCACCTGGCGGAATGGATTCGTAACCTTCTTCCCCTGGGACGACAATCCCCACTACACGCCCCCAGACCCCTCCCGTCCTCAGCGGGCCGACTTCGCCGAGATAGGTCCCGATGACCTGAGCGGCATTGACGAGCTGCCCGGCTACGTGTGGAACACCTACCACGTCCCCTGGCTATCCGGTAAGGCTGTGGGCGGGCCGCTGTCGGAGGTGCCCGACTACTTCTTCCGCACCATTGACCGGGTGAAGGAGCTGGTGGGCGACGAGGTGTCGGTCCACGGTGAGGTATTCTCCCCCTTTACCCACTTCATGGAGCTGTTTGGCTACGAGAATGCCCTCATGAACTTGGTCATGGACGCTGGCAAATCCCACGCCCTGCTGGATAGGCTCACCCAGGCGTCGGTGACCTGGGCCCGGGCCCAGGCCCGGCGCGGGGTGGACGCGGTGCTCATCTCCTCCGCCTTCGCCGGCGCGCCCTTCGCCTCCCGCCGCATCTACCAGGAGTTCGTGCTCCCCTACGAGCGCCGGGTTACGGACGCGGTCAAGGCCGAGGGTGTGCCGGTGTATACTCATTCCTGCGGCAGCATCGGCGACCGGCTGGACCTGATGGTGCAGACGGGGACGATGGGCATTGACACCCTGGATCCGCCGCCGCTGGGTGATGGCGACCTAGCAGCGGCCAAGCGCGACTTCGGGGACAGGCTTTTCATCAAGGGCAACCTGAACGCGGTGGCCATGCTGGGCATGAAGACCAGGGAGGAGGTGCTGGGCTACGTCTCCGAGGTGCTGCGCACGGGAATGCCCAACGGCGGCTACATACTGAGCACGTCCTGCTCCGTGTCGCCCAAGATGGAACCCTGGAAGCTGGAGTTGCTCACCCCGCTGGCGGAGGAGATCGGGCGGTACGACGGCTGACCGCCGTGGCAATGAGGAATGGGAGGACCGGCGCGTGACCTCAAGCCGGTCGTGCGGCGCCCGACTCCATCCGGGGCACCGACGCCGCCGCTACTTCAGCCCATGGCGATCCTCACCGAGCTCAGCAGCGACTGGACCAGGGGTAGTACCTGACTCCCTCGACTGTGAGCGTCGGGGTGGAGAAGAGGAGGGTAGTCCGCCACCGCGCCCAGCCGATTCTCGTGTTCAGGGTCCTTGAGGGAGTGCGCGCTCCCAGGCACGGCACGCGGGCGGCGACGTTTGGTGCCAGGGCTCTTTCGCGCGTGGGCGCGCGAACTCCTCGTGGGTCACTGAACCCCGGACCCAGGCTGGGGACGAGTCGGCCCATTCGCCTTGCTCAGGGCA contains:
- a CDS encoding DUF4962 domain-containing protein, which translates into the protein MQHPYLFFTEADLDTIRLKAQGAICGQILRSLVRVAEERLSWELYRPELVRPFAGYRHSAQNSLNYDEAYARSYVSQYRLSMLIRNLPEMYAFAYLMLGRREHLEAARRWLLTPARWDKRIWGAYADSEATIDEYSALELRSLELSGGTCVAVRPHPTEERKMPVFEDTGIFTTFKLRGMATAYDWLYPDLSEEERAHVAAALGYQGDRLYHHALNGNALLLGSILNHTWLDTAGLGLAGLALYYEHPTAREWVRFCRDRFVDVLLIRTVGEDGEFPEPCPYVWEYSYMSAAMFFEALRRVTGEDLLAHPAFLKVKDMLNRALTPAGGLAFDDDMMGFDRAEGVAYSFRPLMFLFASRFGDPEAQRYALYEGFDPPGSERGKFYPGGRWFPERRECNGHWEYLWCDESIVPQDPAAETPSALLRSTGWAILRSGWKPTDTYLAFRSGPYLGHHDRYDQNKIVLQAGGEKLLEHLYGANYLYFDYFKYTPGSNTILVDGQGQERVIEGGQHTAFMRQYKGENSNGRIVFFQAGPDFDAVVGDASRAYGDRLARFCRYVAFLKPDMFLVLDDLQAPEPVAFDWLAHSYGDIGIQGSDVRIRKPKAGLLIRSLLPEGAAWHLERTPPDSNGERLLKHLALRPTGRVKAVRFLTALFVSPLDGEGLPVSVHEEGERVVASVERGQEAVEVEFNLVEARVTRR
- a CDS encoding PIN domain-containing protein, which encodes MGRDDRSLPALRVFSDTNVIFSAIYGRYRDPGARNPAGASLTLCELGRARMVDLVVSDLVLEEARSVLRRKLPEAVPHLEGFIALSTKLVEAPDSDSVRRALGCVSDPADAPVLACAANCGCRFLVTLNPRHFPDRYGTMEVVTPGELIARVRRHLTGLEPLDLPDHRP
- a CDS encoding AbrB/MazE/SpoVT family DNA-binding domain-containing protein, whose translation is MDSVAVMRDRGVLTLPKEVRERNDFQPGTRFQVIDLGQGTIVLTRQASILGELAEEISKAMDEAGVSLEDLLQAAREERERLYQQRYG